Genomic window (Oligoflexia bacterium):
CTCAAGGCCCCATTCCTCCAGGCATTAATGGGTATGATCCTGAATTAAAAAATCCTTATAAAGTTTATGATTTGGCCAAAGCAAAGGAGCTCTTGAAAAAAGCAGGGTATCCTGAAGGAAAAAATTTACCTGAGATTAATTACGAGACTTATAGCGGTTCAACAGCACGTCAAATTGCAGAGTACATGCAGCAATCATATGCAAAAATTGGCGTTAAATTGAAAATCAATATGAACACCTGGCCTGAGTTTTTAGATAAAATTAAAACACGCAAAGCTCAGATGTTTGGAATGGCATGGTCAGCAGATTATCCAGATGCAGAAAATTTCTTACAACTCTCCTATGGTCGCAACGCAAGCCCCGGGCCTAATCACTCAAATTACAAAAACCCTGAGTTTGATAAACTTTATGAACAATCTACAGTTATGCAAGACACCCCTGCTCGTAGCAAGATTTACCAAAAGATGGTGCTCCTGCTGAACGAAGACATGCCTTGCATTTACAACGTGCATCGCAAAGGTTTTTGGCTCAATCATGGATGGCTAAAGAACTTTAAACACAATCTGATTAATCTAAATTACGTTAAGTATTTTAAAATCGATAAACAGGCAAAAGCTGAACTCAAAAAGAAATTATAAGGAATGTTTGCTTACATAATAAGACGCATACTTTATATTATTCCAATATTATTTGGGGTTACGCTCCTCACTTTCGTTTTATTTAACGTTGTGGGCGGAAACCCCGTTTATCAAAAATTAGGAAAACACGGTTCCGAAGCAGAAATTAAAATCATGACCAAAGAACTTGGTCTTGATCGCCCCCTATTTGATCAATATCTTTTTTATCTCAAACAATGCGTAACATTTGATTTTGGTAGAAGTTGGTCTACGAATCAAAAAATCAGTGAGATGGTAAACCATGGTATTGGCGCCACACTCAGCCTTACGATACCGGCGTTTACGATTTCTATTATTATTGCCATTCTCATAGCCATAATTGCGACTTTTTTACGAAATACCATCTTTGATAAAATATTAGTCGTCATGTGTCTGGCGGGGTTAAGCATTAGTATCTTGGCCTATATTATTTTCTTTCAGTATTACTTTAGTTTCAAATTAGGAATGTTTCCCATCTCTGGGTATGACCAAAGCTGGACGGGCCGGTGGGAATATCTCGTCTTACCGATGATCATTTGGATTATCATCAGCGTAGGAAATGAAATTCTACTTTATCGCACAGTCATTTTAGATGAAGTGTTTCAAGATTATGTGCGCACCGCACGCGCTAAGGGTTTGTCAGAAAAATTTGTCATGCTCAAGCATGTTCTAAAAAATGCAATGATCCCCATCATCACAAATATCGTTATGGAAATTCCATTTTTATACACAGGTTCTTTACTACTTGAAAATTTCTTTGGAATTCCAGGGTTGGGCGGAATGACAGTTCAAGCCATTCAAAACTCAGATTTTCCTGTGATTAAGGCGATGACTTTTATCGGATCAATCATTTATGTTGTGTTTAACCTTATCTCCGACGTGGCCTATGCATTGGTAGATCCACGTATTAAGCTGGAGTAAAAATGACGAGTGCTGCAACCGCGATTACGATTGCTGATATACCAAGCACTAAACCCCGCAGTCTTTGGGGCGATGCCTTCATTCGACTTAAGAAAAATAAATTAGCCATCGTTTGTTTTGTAATTATTAATTTATATGCCTTAACCGCACTTCTTGCATGGCTTGGTCTACTTGCTACAGATTACGGCACAACCACACCAGAAAGTTATGGCGCACCCTCATCAAATCATTGGTTTGGTACCGATATTTTTGGACGCGATGTTTTTCAACGCACAATTCATGGTACCCGCATTGCCTTATCAATAGGGCTGGTGACCTCACTCATCGCTATCCCTATTGGCGTAGTCTTAGGAGCTTTAGCTGGATACTTTGGCGGCATCATTGATGACTTTATCGTTTGGTTTTACACAACCATGGATAGTATTCCCGATTTACTTAAAATTATCGCATTAAGCTTTGTTTTGGGCAGAGGTCTGATGAGTGTTTATGTCGCCATTGGATTCACCACGTGGGTTGGGCTATGTCGACTCATTCGCGGGGAATTTATTAAACATAAAAACCGTGATTACGTTCACGCAGCACAAGCTTTAGGCGCAAGTCACATGCGCCGTATGTTCATACACATTTTGCCAAATGTTTTTCATATTATACTTATTAACTTTAGCCTTCGCTTTATTGTCGGTATCAAAACTGAAGTTGTATTGAGTTATCTTGGTTTAGGTGTCGAGCCCGGGAATCCAAGCTGGGGTGTAATGATTGATGATGCAAAATTAGAATTAGCCCGTGGTGTATGGTGGCAATTAGCCGCTGCCACGTTTGCTATGTTTTTTCTCGTTTTAGCCTTTAATATTTTTACAGATTCACTGCGTGAAGCACTGGATCCAAAGCTCAGGAACAAATAATGGTAACTGAGCAAGCTCGTAAATTAGGTGAAGGTCTTGTAGCTGCAAAGGTTATCACCCTTGATCAACTTAATTTAGCCATTGCTGAAGCTTCAATGGACAACGCACCTAGCTTGATTGTGAATCTTATTCAAAAAGATCTCCTCACCTATCAAATATTTGAAAAGTTCATTACCAGATCTTTAGGTATAAAATCTGCGATCATTAGCGACAGAAAATTTGATCCTACACTGATTAAAAAAATTGGTGAGTCTGTTATTAAAAATCGACATATTTTTCCGTTGGCGATGAAAGAACAAGCTGGGAGCATGACCCTGCTCTTGGCCATGGTCGACCCACTTGATACCGATGTTATCGATATGGCAGAAAAGATATCAAAACTTAAAGTGGCACCCGTGCTTATTTCACTGCCTGATTTTGAACAAACAGTAAAAAAATATTTTAATTCATCTAGTGGCGGTATTAACGTCAGCAGTAAAGCAGAGGCTGAAAAACTTGTACTTATTCGCCCCGGTGGCTATGAAGAAGAGATCGCCTTTCAAGCAAATAAAACTAGAACGGCTCAAGCTCAAAAAGCCAAAAGAATTTCTAATGAAGTCGAACTTGATCGATTTTCAGATAGTGATAACAGCACAACCACATCTTCATTTTTAGGAACTTCAGATAAGAAATACCGAGAAGAAATCATCGTTAAGCTTGGGCTACAAAGTTCTGATTCTAAAGCCTTGCAAAAAGAACTCTATACCAAAGAACTTTTATACAATGATTTAATGGAAGTCAGCCACAAAGCACTTGACGCTTCATATGTTAATTTAAGCACAGAATCAAAAGTTGAAGCACTCGCCAATGCATTAATTAAACTCGGGCTGATGACTAAACGTGACTTAATGATGGCCGCTGCTGTAAGTTCGGTATTCGGAGAATCAGAGAATAAATGACACCCGTTATTGAAGTTAAAAATTTAAGAACAAGTTTTAAAACCCATGAAGGTACTTTCATGGCAGTTGACGATATTAGCTTCAAAGTTGACGAAGGCAAAACATTAGGCATCGTCGGTGAATCTGGATGCGGAAAATCTGTCACTTCACTGTCGATTATGCAATTAATTCCTACACCTCCTGGTAAAATCGTATCTGGTCAAATTCTTTTTAAAGGTCAAAATCTTTTAGATCTATCAGCTCGTGAAATGCGCAGCATTCGTGGAAATAAAATTGGCATGATCTTTCAAGAACCCATGACATCATTAAATCCTGTATTTACAATTGGTAATCAAATTGAAGAATCCATCAAAATTCACCAAGTGGGTTTGAGTCGAAAACAAATCAGAGATCGAGCAATTGAAATGCTTCATCTCGTGGGCATTCATAGCCCTGATAAACGAATCTCTGATTATCCCCATCAACTATCGGGGGGCATGCGCCAACGAGTAATGATTGCTATGGCTTTGAGTTGTAACCCCGCACTGCTCATCGCAGACGAACCAACCACAGCACTTGACGTCACAATTCAGGCGCAGATCTTAGAGCTAATAAAAAAACTACAAAAAGAAACAAACACGGCCATGATACTCATCACCCATGATCTTGGTGTGGTAGCTGAAACATGCACCGATGTTGCGGTAATGTATGCAGGAAAAATTGTTGAGTACGGAACTGTTGAAGATATTTTTAATCACCCAAAACATCCGTATACAAGTGGACTTTTAAATTCAGTACCACATTTTGAACCAGGCAAACGACGCTCACGTTTAGAAACAATTCCCGGAATTGTGCCTTCACTGGCTAATTTACCCGTAGGGTGTCGTTTTCAAGATCGCTGCAAATTTGCTACTGAAATTTGTAAACAAAAAGAACCAACCCTTGAGGATAAACGCCCAGGTCATTTTGCCGCCTGTTATCATCCGGTGCAAGGATAACCATGGAACCTTTAATTGAAGTAAGAAATTTAAGAAAAGAATTCTCCATCAAGGGTGGAATTTTTTCTCGTGAGATCGGCAGTGTGAAAGCTGTAAGTGATGTCACTCTATCAATTAATAAAGGTGAGACCTTAGGCCTTGTTGGCGAATCAGGTTGTGGGAAATCAACCTTAGGCCGTTGTGTGATTAGACTTTTAGAACCCACAGAAGGTAAAATTCTCTTTGAAGGAAAAGATATTACAGATTTAAAAGGTGAAAACCTTCGTGC
Coding sequences:
- a CDS encoding ABC transporter permease; this encodes MFAYIIRRILYIIPILFGVTLLTFVLFNVVGGNPVYQKLGKHGSEAEIKIMTKELGLDRPLFDQYLFYLKQCVTFDFGRSWSTNQKISEMVNHGIGATLSLTIPAFTISIIIAILIAIIATFLRNTIFDKILVVMCLAGLSISILAYIIFFQYYFSFKLGMFPISGYDQSWTGRWEYLVLPMIIWIIISVGNEILLYRTVILDEVFQDYVRTARAKGLSEKFVMLKHVLKNAMIPIITNIVMEIPFLYTGSLLLENFFGIPGLGGMTVQAIQNSDFPVIKAMTFIGSIIYVVFNLISDVAYALVDPRIKLE
- a CDS encoding ABC transporter permease, which produces MTSAATAITIADIPSTKPRSLWGDAFIRLKKNKLAIVCFVIINLYALTALLAWLGLLATDYGTTTPESYGAPSSNHWFGTDIFGRDVFQRTIHGTRIALSIGLVTSLIAIPIGVVLGALAGYFGGIIDDFIVWFYTTMDSIPDLLKIIALSFVLGRGLMSVYVAIGFTTWVGLCRLIRGEFIKHKNRDYVHAAQALGASHMRRMFIHILPNVFHIILINFSLRFIVGIKTEVVLSYLGLGVEPGNPSWGVMIDDAKLELARGVWWQLAAATFAMFFLVLAFNIFTDSLREALDPKLRNK
- a CDS encoding ABC transporter ATP-binding protein; the protein is MTPVIEVKNLRTSFKTHEGTFMAVDDISFKVDEGKTLGIVGESGCGKSVTSLSIMQLIPTPPGKIVSGQILFKGQNLLDLSAREMRSIRGNKIGMIFQEPMTSLNPVFTIGNQIEESIKIHQVGLSRKQIRDRAIEMLHLVGIHSPDKRISDYPHQLSGGMRQRVMIAMALSCNPALLIADEPTTALDVTIQAQILELIKKLQKETNTAMILITHDLGVVAETCTDVAVMYAGKIVEYGTVEDIFNHPKHPYTSGLLNSVPHFEPGKRRSRLETIPGIVPSLANLPVGCRFQDRCKFATEICKQKEPTLEDKRPGHFAACYHPVQG